CGCAACCCGCGTCGATTCCGACGGTTCGGCAGTTGCGATAACGGCGGAATCGTGCACGCTGCCCGCTGCGGAAGACCGGCCGGCGGCCTGTGCGGACGTTTCCTTTTCCGCCGGAACGGAACTCAGACCTGCCGTTTTTGCGGAGATCGTAAAGCGCGGCTGGATTTTATATGAAATGAACGTCTGCCGGAACAGTCTGGAAGACGTGTTCAGAAACGTAACGGCCGGAGGTGACGCCGATGAGTGAACGATTTGAGAACGAGACGGAAAAGGCCGGCAGCGAACGTACTGCCAACGAATGTACTGCCAGCGAACGTACTGCCAGCGAACGTGCCGGCCGTAACGCTTCTTTTAAAATAGATACGGCCGGCATAGATTCAGCCGGTATAGATACGACATGCACTGCGTCCGCCCGCCGTGCGGGTGCAAAACGGGCGGCGTTCGTTATCATGAAACGCGAATTGGCCGCGTATTTTACCGGGCCGATTGCGTACATCGTTACCGGGCTTTTTTTGGTGTTTTCGGGATTCTTTTTCTTTTCGGTATTTTTTCTGGCGGATCGGGCGGAACTGCGGCAGTTTTTTACGCTGCTGCCGGTGCTGTTCGCGTTTTTCATTCCGGCGCTCACCATGCGCGTTTTTTCCGAAGAAACGCGCAGCGGCAGTTTGGAAACGCTGCTGACGCTTCCGGTAAGCGCGGCCGACGTGGTTGCCGGCAAATACCTCGCGTCGCTGATTGCGTCCGCGTCGATGCTGGTACCGACGCTGCTGTACGCGGCGACGGCGGCCGTGTTCGGCGATCCGGATCCGGGACCGCTTGCGGGCGGTTACATCGGCGCGATTTTTCTTGCCGCAGCGTTTTG
This sequence is a window from Treponema brennaborense DSM 12168. Protein-coding genes within it:
- a CDS encoding ABC-2 transporter permease, whose amino-acid sequence is MSERFENETEKAGSERTANECTASERTASERAGRNASFKIDTAGIDSAGIDTTCTASARRAGAKRAAFVIMKRELAAYFTGPIAYIVTGLFLVFSGFFFFSVFFLADRAELRQFFTLLPVLFAFFIPALTMRVFSEETRSGSLETLLTLPVSAADVVAGKYLASLIASASMLVPTLLYAATAAVFGDPDPGPLAGGYIGAIFLAAAFCAVGVYASSITKNQIIAFFTAFAVCIVLTMIDNFLVFLPGAFVSAANFLSASAHFESVARGIIDSRDIVYFLSLTAVFIGLTVCSVERRRRA